The Fulvivirga ligni genome window below encodes:
- the lptB gene encoding LPS export ABC transporter ATP-binding protein: protein MILRADNLIKKYKKRTVVNDVSVQVEQGEIVGLLGPNGAGKTTTFYMIVGLIKPNEGEIFLEGENITSLPMYRRAKLGLGYLAQEASVFRKLSVEENIMAVLEMRKMSKADQKEKCEALLEEFSLTHVRKNLGMVLSGGERRRTEIARALAVDPKFVLLDEPFAGVDPIAVEEIQTIVAKLKKKNIGILITDHNVNETLSITDRAYLMFEGKLLKSGSAEDLAADEQVRRVYLGQHFELKRKI, encoded by the coding sequence ATGATACTACGCGCAGACAACCTAATCAAGAAATACAAGAAAAGAACAGTAGTGAATGATGTCTCCGTTCAAGTGGAACAAGGGGAGATTGTAGGTCTTCTCGGACCCAATGGAGCCGGAAAAACTACTACTTTCTATATGATTGTAGGTCTTATTAAGCCTAACGAGGGTGAGATTTTTCTTGAAGGAGAGAATATTACCAGTCTGCCCATGTACAGACGAGCCAAATTAGGGCTTGGTTATTTAGCGCAGGAAGCCTCTGTGTTTAGAAAGCTTTCGGTAGAAGAAAATATCATGGCCGTTTTAGAGATGAGAAAAATGTCTAAGGCGGATCAAAAAGAAAAGTGCGAAGCATTATTAGAAGAATTTAGCTTAACTCACGTTAGGAAAAACCTCGGAATGGTACTTTCTGGTGGTGAGAGAAGAAGAACAGAGATAGCCAGAGCCCTGGCCGTAGATCCAAAATTCGTTTTACTAGATGAGCCTTTTGCCGGTGTAGACCCAATTGCCGTAGAAGAGATTCAAACCATTGTGGCCAAGCTTAAGAAAAAGAACATAGGCATTCTCATCACTGACCACAACGTAAACGAAACACTTTCCATTACAGATCGAGCATATCTAATGTTTGAAGGTAAGCTTTTAAAGTCAGGATCAGCTGAAGACCTGGCAGCGGACGAACAAGTGCGTAGAGTTTATCTAGGTCAACATTTTGAGTTAAAAAGAAAAATCTAA
- a CDS encoding GH3 auxin-responsive promoter family protein has protein sequence MKKRIHDIELFFKYPNEVQREMLKKLLYEAKNTEFGKEYGFKDIESYEDFKNRVPIHSYENIFPYIERLMRGEQNILWPSEITWFAKSSGTTNARSKFIPVSQEALDDCHFKGGKDLISFYVNSNPETRMFTGKGLTIGGSHQINEFNPNSNSYYGDVSAVIMQNLPLWAQFIRTPKLEVALMDKWEEKIEKMAKITSEENVTNLVGVPTWTILLIQNVLELKNTDNILDVWPNLEVFFHGAVSFTPYRELFKKLIPSADMNYFETYNASEGFFGIQDQRGSDEMLLMLDYGIFYEFIPFEEFESEHPRTLSLDQVEVGKNYEMVITTNAGLWRYRIGDTIKFTSISPYRIKISGRTKHFINAFGEEVIIENAEKAIAEACEKTGAIIDNFTAAPVYFDEGSKGGHEWVIEFKSRPSNLEEFTHLLDEKLRAINSDYDAKRYKDMALVLPIVHDVPEGTFYNWMKKRGKLGGQNKVPRLSNNREHLDSLLEMISAKA, from the coding sequence ATGAAGAAGCGTATTCATGATATTGAATTGTTCTTCAAGTACCCTAATGAAGTACAAAGGGAAATGCTGAAAAAGCTTCTTTATGAAGCTAAAAACACTGAATTCGGCAAAGAATATGGCTTTAAGGATATAGAAAGCTATGAAGACTTCAAGAATAGAGTTCCTATCCATTCCTATGAAAATATATTTCCTTATATAGAAAGACTTATGAGAGGCGAGCAGAATATCCTGTGGCCTTCTGAAATCACCTGGTTTGCAAAATCTTCAGGCACTACAAACGCAAGAAGCAAGTTTATCCCTGTTTCGCAGGAAGCATTAGATGATTGTCATTTTAAAGGCGGTAAAGACCTCATATCATTCTATGTAAATAGTAATCCTGAGACTCGTATGTTCACCGGGAAGGGACTTACTATAGGAGGAAGCCATCAGATCAATGAATTTAATCCTAACTCCAATTCTTACTACGGAGACGTTTCTGCGGTAATTATGCAGAACCTTCCTTTATGGGCTCAATTTATCCGAACACCAAAACTGGAAGTAGCGCTCATGGATAAATGGGAAGAGAAGATAGAGAAGATGGCCAAGATCACCTCTGAGGAAAACGTTACAAATCTGGTAGGCGTACCTACCTGGACTATTCTGCTCATTCAGAATGTACTGGAGCTCAAGAACACTGATAATATTTTAGATGTCTGGCCTAACCTGGAAGTTTTCTTTCATGGTGCTGTTTCTTTCACACCTTATCGTGAGCTATTCAAAAAGCTGATTCCATCAGCTGATATGAATTATTTTGAAACTTATAATGCCTCTGAAGGCTTCTTTGGCATTCAGGATCAAAGAGGAAGTGATGAAATGCTTCTTATGCTGGATTATGGCATTTTCTACGAATTCATACCCTTCGAGGAATTTGAAAGTGAGCACCCAAGAACACTTTCATTAGATCAGGTGGAAGTGGGTAAAAACTACGAGATGGTAATAACCACTAATGCAGGACTATGGAGGTATAGAATTGGTGATACCATAAAATTCACTAGCATTTCACCTTACAGAATTAAAATTTCAGGGCGTACGAAGCATTTCATCAATGCCTTTGGTGAGGAAGTTATCATTGAAAATGCTGAAAAAGCTATCGCTGAGGCTTGTGAAAAAACCGGGGCGATAATAGATAACTTTACAGCCGCTCCTGTTTATTTCGACGAAGGCAGCAAGGGTGGTCATGAATGGGTCATAGAATTTAAAAGCCGTCCATCTAACCTGGAAGAGTTTACTCATCTGCTTGATGAGAAACTGCGAGCCATCAATTCTGATTATGATGCTAAGAGGTATAAAGACATGGCTTTAGTACTTCCTATAGTTCATGATGTACCAGAAGGTACTTTCTATAACTGGATGAAGAAAAGAGGCAAATTAGGTGGTCAGAATAAGGTGCCACGACTTTCTAATAACCGTGAACACCTGGACAGCCTTCTTGAAATGATTAGTGCGAAAGCATAG